A stretch of Natronococcus sp. CG52 DNA encodes these proteins:
- a CDS encoding ATP-binding cassette domain-containing protein, with product MGPNGVGKSVLMSCLAGSSRITDGSITLFDSYDPVEAQSMMSVMKQGEMTDPDLTGRENVEFYRRLHPRGAGDVGRILERLEMEDDADRLVRTYSGGMKRKIEVAIALSVDVPLYLLDEPVAELDLSMIRVLHDMILERREAGAAFLITSHTPLDAQIADRIAFVQNGRIVKSSAPDALLETLPSVLRVRGGVPPEELLVGGRAFHRGDEVRGFLPEGTSLDDAKSALDASYEYALVEIDRPSYTDMFNYYTYLEPSAAEGIPPIVK from the coding sequence ATGGGACCGAACGGCGTCGGAAAATCGGTCCTTATGTCCTGTCTCGCAGGGAGTTCTCGGATAACGGATGGAAGTATCACACTGTTCGACTCGTACGATCCCGTCGAAGCGCAGTCGATGATGAGCGTAATGAAACAAGGGGAGATGACCGACCCGGACCTCACCGGTCGAGAGAACGTCGAGTTCTACCGTCGCCTCCATCCGCGTGGGGCCGGTGACGTCGGACGAATACTCGAACGACTCGAAATGGAAGACGACGCCGATCGTCTCGTTCGGACGTACTCCGGCGGGATGAAACGAAAAATCGAAGTCGCAATCGCGCTCTCGGTGGACGTTCCGTTGTATCTCCTTGACGAACCCGTCGCGGAACTCGATCTATCGATGATTCGGGTGTTGCATGACATGATCCTCGAACGTCGGGAGGCCGGAGCTGCGTTCCTCATCACCAGCCACACGCCACTCGATGCGCAGATCGCCGATCGTATCGCTTTCGTTCAGAACGGACGCATCGTCAAAAGTAGCGCACCAGACGCGCTACTCGAAACACTTCCATCCGTCCTTCGGGTTCGCGGCGGCGTGCCACCCGAAGAGTTACTCGTTGGTGGACGTGCGTTCCATCGCGGCGATGAAGTTCGTGGGTTCCTCCCCGAGGGAACCTCGCTCGATGACGCGAAGAGTGCACTGGACGCGAGTTACGAGTACGCACTCGTTGAAATCGATCGACCATCCTATACAGATATGTTCAACTATTACACCTACCTCGAACCGTCGGCAGCAGAGGGCATTCCTCCCATCGTAAAGTAA